The Macrococcoides canis genome has a window encoding:
- a CDS encoding PepSY domain-containing protein: MKFKILSLILSSTLALAACNNDTNDVEKSPKDETKSEQQSETTDTKATDTNDKDDNNDEENDAKQEGTSSVEDSDDVDNKDEVTEADDDNDKDEASIKLDDIKVLPEDAIKTAQKKVPGDLESISFDRDMGQWVYAISLIDTNKKTHEIKVNAEQNKIISSEVEDDQDNEKTFDYGEFAPIDKIIKAAQKVYDGDIKEWSLDHDDGKFKYNVELKGQDGKSKEFELDAKDMKILSQEA; this comes from the coding sequence ATGAAATTTAAAATTTTAAGTTTAATTCTATCTTCAACTTTAGCACTTGCTGCTTGTAATAATGACACAAATGATGTTGAAAAATCTCCAAAAGATGAAACGAAATCAGAACAGCAATCAGAAACTACTGATACTAAAGCGACAGATACGAATGATAAAGATGATAACAATGATGAAGAGAATGACGCAAAGCAAGAAGGCACTAGCAGCGTAGAAGATTCAGATGATGTGGATAATAAAGATGAAGTTACTGAAGCAGATGATGATAATGACAAAGATGAAGCTTCTATCAAATTAGATGACATTAAAGTTTTACCAGAAGACGCGATTAAAACAGCTCAAAAGAAAGTTCCTGGTGATTTAGAAAGTATTTCATTCGACCGTGATATGGGTCAATGGGTATACGCAATCTCGTTGATAGATACAAATAAAAAGACCCATGAAATTAAAGTAAACGCCGAACAAAACAAAATTATCTCTTCTGAAGTAGAAGATGATCAAGATAATGAAAAAACATTTGATTATGGTGAGTTTGCTCCTATTGATAAAATTATAAAAGCTGCTCAAAAAGTATATGATGGTGATATTAAAGAATGGTCACTTGATCATGATGACGGTAAATTTAAATACAACGTTGAGCTAAAAGGTCAAGATGGTAAATCAAAAGAATTTGAACTTGATGCAAAAGATATGAAAATCTTATCTCAAGAAGCTTAA
- a CDS encoding SLC13 family permease — translation MEKVKQKMNLKPIWIVLSFLVLITIVLLPTPASLPVMGKMALAILAFAVIMWVTEAVSYPVSSTMIVALIIMLIGFSPIEKLGPSMGNPMAAGKPLAEDALFGTQNALKLAFSGFSSSAVALVAAALFLATAMQVTNLHKRLALLVLSIVGNKTNAVVAGSIIVSIILAFFVPSATARAGAVVPILLGMVTAFGAKKESRLAALLVITAVQAVSIWNIGIKTGAAQNMVAMGFINKTFNQDISWGQWFMYAAPWSIIMSIVLYFVMINVIKPETKEIEGGKELIKAQLAELGPVTPKEWRLIAISVALLLFWATEGKFHPIDSSSITLIALAIMLTPKIGVFSWSDVEKLIPWGTIIVFAIGISLGNLLLQTTGAQWLSDKTFGLMGLEHLPLIATIALITLFNILIHLGFASATSLSSALIPVFIALTSTLGLKDNAIGFVLIQQFVISFGFLLPVSAPQNMLAYGTGTFTVKDFLKSGIPLTVIGYLLILLFSATYWKWIGLI, via the coding sequence ATGGAAAAAGTAAAACAAAAGATGAATCTCAAACCGATTTGGATTGTTTTAAGCTTTCTTGTATTGATTACGATCGTTTTATTACCGACTCCTGCTTCTTTACCAGTTATGGGTAAGATGGCACTTGCGATTCTTGCTTTTGCTGTTATCATGTGGGTTACTGAAGCTGTAAGTTACCCTGTTTCCAGTACGATGATTGTTGCTTTAATCATCATGCTTATTGGATTCAGTCCGATTGAGAAACTTGGTCCATCAATGGGAAATCCAATGGCTGCAGGTAAACCATTAGCGGAGGATGCCTTGTTCGGTACACAGAATGCATTGAAACTTGCATTTAGTGGATTTTCAAGTTCGGCAGTAGCACTCGTTGCAGCTGCGCTCTTCTTAGCGACAGCTATGCAAGTGACAAACTTGCATAAACGTCTCGCACTTTTAGTCCTTTCGATAGTAGGGAATAAAACGAATGCAGTTGTCGCAGGTTCTATCATTGTTTCCATCATTCTTGCATTTTTCGTTCCTTCAGCAACTGCACGTGCAGGCGCTGTCGTACCGATTCTGTTAGGTATGGTTACTGCGTTTGGGGCTAAGAAAGAATCCCGTCTCGCAGCATTACTTGTGATAACCGCTGTTCAAGCCGTGTCTATATGGAATATCGGTATTAAGACTGGAGCCGCTCAAAATATGGTCGCAATGGGCTTTATCAATAAAACATTCAACCAAGATATTTCATGGGGACAGTGGTTTATGTATGCAGCACCATGGTCGATTATTATGTCGATTGTCCTATACTTCGTCATGATCAATGTCATAAAACCTGAAACGAAAGAAATTGAAGGTGGTAAGGAACTTATAAAAGCGCAGCTTGCAGAACTTGGGCCGGTAACACCGAAAGAATGGCGATTAATTGCAATATCAGTAGCCTTGCTCTTATTCTGGGCAACTGAAGGTAAGTTCCATCCGATTGATTCTTCATCGATTACTTTAATTGCATTAGCCATCATGCTTACGCCGAAGATCGGTGTGTTCTCGTGGAGTGATGTAGAGAAATTGATTCCTTGGGGAACAATTATTGTATTTGCAATTGGGATATCATTGGGGAACTTATTGCTGCAGACGACTGGTGCTCAGTGGCTAAGTGACAAAACGTTTGGTCTTATGGGCTTAGAACATTTGCCATTAATTGCAACAATAGCTTTAATTACATTATTCAATATTCTGATTCACTTAGGCTTTGCGAGTGCAACAAGTTTATCTAGTGCACTTATTCCAGTATTTATTGCACTTACAAGTACGTTAGGGTTAAAGGATAATGCAATTGGATTCGTATTAATACAACAATTTGTCATTAGTTTTGGCTTCCTGCTTCCAGTATCAGCACCGCAAAATATGCTTGCATACGGTACAGGCACATTTACGGTTAAAGATTTCCTGAAGTCAGGTATTCCTTTAACAGTTATAGGTTACTTGCTTATCCTGCTCTTTAGTGCAACGTACTGGAAATGGATTGGATTAATATAA
- a CDS encoding NCS2 family permease → MRNYFKFDELGTSYKREILGGLTTFLSMAYILAVNPAMLSLAGVEGIPDSMRMDAGAVFVATILASIVGCLFMGLIANYPIALAPGMGLNAFFAFTVVLQYNIPWQTGLTGVLFSGIFFALLTMTGLRETIINAIPFELKMAVSAGIGLFITFVGLKGAGIVKGNEATLVSLGNIHDPHVLLAVGGIALTIILMAKRVPGSIFIGMVLTAVFGMLFGLIDAPKQIVGSVPSIEPTFGKAFDAFAHPEQIFNLQFLVVVLTFLFIDFFDTAGTLVAVATQANLVKDNKLPRAGRSLFADSLATIVGAIFGTSTTTSYIESSAGVAVGARTGFASVITALCFALALFFSPLMSVVTSAVTAPALVIVGVLMVANLNKIEWHKFEIAVPAFLTIIMMPLTYSIATGIACGFIFYPITMLMANRRKEIHPIMYFMAVVFILYFIFIQH, encoded by the coding sequence ATGAGAAATTATTTTAAATTTGATGAATTAGGCACGAGTTATAAGCGAGAGATACTCGGAGGCTTGACGACGTTTCTATCGATGGCATACATATTAGCGGTCAATCCTGCAATGTTATCACTTGCTGGTGTTGAAGGTATTCCGGATAGTATGCGCATGGATGCTGGAGCAGTATTTGTAGCAACAATTCTTGCATCAATCGTCGGCTGCTTATTTATGGGATTGATTGCAAACTACCCAATTGCATTAGCTCCTGGTATGGGACTAAATGCATTCTTCGCATTCACGGTTGTATTACAGTACAATATTCCATGGCAGACAGGTTTAACAGGTGTGCTGTTCTCAGGGATATTCTTTGCATTACTGACGATGACTGGTTTGCGTGAAACCATCATCAACGCAATACCTTTTGAACTAAAGATGGCAGTATCTGCTGGTATCGGTCTTTTTATTACTTTCGTAGGTTTAAAAGGTGCAGGTATTGTAAAAGGGAATGAAGCAACTTTAGTATCGTTAGGAAATATCCATGATCCGCATGTATTATTAGCGGTTGGTGGTATCGCATTAACAATTATTCTTATGGCAAAGCGTGTTCCAGGAAGTATCTTTATCGGTATGGTATTAACAGCAGTATTTGGTATGCTCTTTGGGCTCATTGATGCACCGAAGCAAATTGTCGGTTCAGTACCGAGTATCGAACCAACATTCGGTAAAGCTTTCGATGCATTCGCACATCCAGAACAAATCTTTAACCTGCAATTTTTAGTGGTTGTATTAACATTCTTGTTTATTGACTTCTTTGATACTGCAGGTACATTAGTCGCTGTAGCAACGCAGGCTAATCTAGTGAAAGATAATAAATTGCCACGTGCAGGACGTTCTTTATTTGCAGATTCATTAGCAACAATTGTAGGTGCTATTTTCGGTACATCTACGACAACGTCTTATATTGAATCTTCAGCTGGAGTAGCAGTAGGTGCAAGAACAGGGTTTGCAAGTGTGATTACAGCATTATGTTTCGCCTTAGCACTTTTCTTCTCACCGCTTATGTCGGTTGTTACGAGTGCTGTAACGGCACCTGCTTTAGTGATCGTAGGTGTATTAATGGTAGCGAACTTAAATAAAATTGAGTGGCACAAGTTTGAAATTGCAGTCCCTGCATTTTTAACGATTATTATGATGCCACTTACGTATTCAATCGCTACAGGTATTGCTTGCGGATTTATCTTCTATCCGATTACGATGCTTATGGCAAACCGCAGAAAAGAAATTCATCCAATTATGTATTTCATGGCAGTCGTATTTATTTTGTACTTTATCTTTATACAGCATTAA